The Anoplopoma fimbria isolate UVic2021 breed Golden Eagle Sablefish chromosome 1, Afim_UVic_2022, whole genome shotgun sequence region TCGCTCTGCACCTGTTCGTTGACCTCCCTGTCTTTGTCTCAGAGGGAGGCTTTAACTGAAGGAGGATAAGCAGCTGAacacctttattattattttatttacagaacAGTTCCACAAGGAAACAAAGGTGAAAAGGTCCCAAATAACTTCCCTCTGTTCTTACATTAATGGTTAaaagtttggtttgtttatccCCTGAGTGAATTGAAGGTTTATGGGTCTTTCTCTAAATTTGCAAAGTGAGATAAAAAACGGAGGCGTTTCATTTAGCAATCTAAGGAACCCAAATAGTTTATATCGTGTCTTGACATTTTGTGCAGATAAGAGACAATTGAGGCAATTTAGAACTTCTAAAACGGATTCTTGTCCCACGTTTTCTAAGTACATATGTATTGACCATTAACATAGTGTAGTTacatcatttaaagtgaaaaaaaaccccaacgaaaaatacattttttcattaatgtAATCCTAAAGATGGAGTCTGATTGATCTTTGTAGAAATAATTAATACTAATTGTTGGCTGCTTTTTCAGATAAAgttaacctttttctttttgtgaccTAATGCGTTTATTGGACTTTGTTGAAGGAATCAAGCTGAACGGCAGCTATTAACACCTATACGATTATCCCATTAAGTAGTAATGAGAGCCCTTGAAAACCTAAATAATTAGTAAATGAAATACACAAGAGTAAACCTGTTGCTTCTACTCGCGGAACTACTTCAAGGCcttaaactataataaaaaaaaagatccagcAGTGTGAATATGTGCAGCTCGCCTTTCTTAAAAGTCTTTATGGCATATACAACAGGGTCCAAAGTCCATGAAAGTTTTGCTGATAAGGGAAGCCAATAAAAGCAGCAGTGCAGCAGTGTAAACACATGTCTACCTCGGCCCAGAGAGGGCCTTATTCAGTGGATTTACATAAGGCTCCCATCAGCCGGCCCACTCATTACCACGTTTTATATCCCCCTGCACTCAGAAAGCATCATGACAAAGTAGCTCCATCCTCCCCTTCGACAGGGAAGTGAAGCAGCTTCTCGGAGCAGGTGTCAGCAACCCgcaagagaggaagacaggaagtttatttttttacttcttcatTTATAGGCtatccctctgtttcctccctttTCCCCCCTCTGCTGCAGCGAGCAAACAGCAGGCCTATGTTGATTTTTTAATGTTCTCTAATATGGTATCCAAGCTGACATCTCTGCAGCAGGAGCTCCTCAGCGCCCTGCTGGACTCAGGACTTACCAAAGATGTTCTGATCCAGGCCCTGGATGATATGGACCCCAGTCCGCCCGGCTTTGGAGTAAAACTGGAGAGTCTGCCCATGTCGCCGTCTCCTCCCCAGAGCGGTAAAACCAACGGGGTGGACGTCGACTCTAAGCGGGTCTTCCACCAGCTCACAAACGGCCACAACAAGGGCAAGATGTCCGGTGACGAGGGCTCAGAGGACGGGGACGACTACGACACCCCGCCGATACTGAAGGAGCTCCAGTCGCTCAACACGGAGGAGGCCGCCGAGCAGAGGGCGGAGGTGGACCGCATGTTGGCGTaagttaaattacttttttttttttttttttttttttttttttttttttttttttttttttaaagtttaaacacaaaatatattagATTTGAGTCAAAAATAGACACTGTAGTGTTTATATTCACTTTTTCCACTTTGCACTTTGTACTCTGTTTACTGTAACTCACATCAAATGCTTTAGGTTtgcggttaaaaaaaaaaaaaatgaagcctacaattaaataaatcgaccttttatatatataaaattatgatttcccttctttgtttacaattttaaaaataacccGCCGCGGTCAGTTTTCCACAATCTGGTTACTATTTATACACAcggtttattatttatttaccgtTGCAAAATATCAGCTGAAGTTAGatctatttattattaactATCGGCCTACTCCacctctcaaaaaaaaaaaatgaagagaaagtgAATCGAAATTAgatagaaaatataattaaatcgATATCACATTCTTACCAttattataagaaaaaaacaatttaagtaTAAACGTATGACTTAAacagtttcattttttcccaCATACGCATGTGTCAGTAAACACATCCTAATTGGACCTCATGCTTCTAATTCCTTTAATCCACTCAGACCACTTGATTCACTGTAAAACTAATATTTGAGGTCCTAACACGGACCGGAAGAATATCAAAACTAACCCACGTGTagttaagttattattaattttattctATAAATCATCAACTGAAAGATACACAGTGGCGTGTGATTAGAGTGAATGGAGATCTGGTTATTCATTGTCAAAAGTTATAAACTAACATCTCCCACTTAACCCGCAGACTTAGATGTAGGCCTCCACAttctccaaaacaaacagatgtgtGTAGATTTGCGACAATTACCGATGTCAGTGTGTCAGGCCTGCTAATCTCGGATCCGTTTTACATCCGAGTATATTTTTGCTGTTCGCCGTCATACTGCTGCAGGAATTTGAATTATGAAAGAATAGTTTCAAGTGCTAACTCTACAGGTAAGAGCGTGTTTTAATGATACATATATTAATGCAACGTTCATGTGAatagaagaaaatgtaatttcttgaaaggaaaaaaatatattctttactGAACTTCGCCTTTCTTTTGAAATGAATATCTCTAATAttacaaacaaatatagaaTCCTGATCTCAAGTTCCTTTGATTAGCAATTAAATAATATCTGATCTTAGTATGacaaatgcatttatatttgattaaaatattggttatatacatataaatacattatgcTATATGTTATGTATCCTTTAGACTGATTaaagtattgtatttttttctaaatactatTAAAAGATCtgacaaatatgtttttccttACAATTTTCAAGTTTTAAGTTTTGTCAATCTATCTAAAGATTTGTTATACAGTTTTGGGGTTCTTTTAAATTTAGACTTTTTAAGTTCATGCTTACTTTCAATTTACACAAACCTAATCCAACTGTTTCCATGCTGAAGTCTTGCATTTAGGCAACAAATACTAGGTCCAAATTTCTCAACCTGCCTGAAACCACTTGAACCTTGAATATGTGCAGCCTATTGAACGAGTTACAATGATAAACGGGTCTACTTTGAAGGGACTTCCCCTTTAAACTTGAGGCCCTAAACAACAGTGACGCTAAAGGAAAGAAACAAGTTCATGTTTGTTTCATCAGAGTATTTccatatttgtatattttgtatacatataaataaaccattttaatATCAACAAATCTAACCAAATCTTCCCACTTGCATGACTTATTTCGtcatttgtttacattaatTTAATAGCAGGAAATTGACCAAAAACTTTGTTTCAGCCATCAGTAAAGGTGGTTTTGCTCTTTACGACTTCCCTCTGAAAGCTGCCATTAGTTCGGCGGTGAGATGACTGATTTTCTGCTCCTGTGTTTTATCTGAACCCAGAGAGGATCCATGGCGTGCTGCCCGCATGATCAAAGGTTACATGCAGCAGCACAACATCCCCCAACGGGAGGTGGTGGACGTCACAGGGCTGAACCAGTCTCACCTCTCCCAGCACCTCAACAAAGGCACGCCCATGAAAACACAGAAGCGAGCGGCCCTCTACACCTGGTATGTCAGGAAACAGCGGGAAATTCTACAACGTAAGTTAATATTTGAGTTTCTCACAGCTTGGCTTCGGCCTGTATTGTGTACTTGGCAACAGCACAGCACTTTATTCGGGCTTAAAACCTGTAGGGATATCAATTTTGGGTGGACATTTCCTCATCCTGGATGACATGTACAGCACCTTCAGCAATGGGTGCTAGATCCTATGTAAGTTTGTCGTAATGCATTAAAAGGAAATAGATATTAtttatggacaaaaaaacaccactatTATGTACATAACTAGCTTCTCCttttacaaatgtgtgttttcctgttggGGTTTTAAAAGAAAGCATTTTTAATTGAGTTTTATTGACTGTACCACTTCTTATTTTGCAGAGTTCAACCAGGCAGTGCAAGGCTCTATGAGCAACATGACCGACAAAGGCAATCAGGATccggtgttttttttcccagagtTCAACCCGTCCGGTCAGGGCATGGGTCAGCCAGGTGAAGAGGTCGGCAGCGAACCCTCCTGCAAGAAAATGAGACGTAACCGTTTCAAATGGGGGCCTGCATCCCAGCAAATCCTGTACCAGGCCTATGAACGCCAGAAGAACCCCAgcaaggaggagagggaagctTTGGTAGAAGAGTGCAACAGGTAGATTAAACATCACACATTCCTCCACCTTCTTTGAAAAATGTCAcccgaaaaaaaacaaccctcatttttcacctttttcatcTGTTTCCTGCAGAGCCGAGTGTCTTCAGAGAGGCGTCTCCCCCTCCAAAGCCCAGGGCCTCGGCTCAAATCTGGTCACTGAAGTGCGAGTCTACAACTGGTTTGCCAACCGGCGTAAAGAGGAAGCCTTTAGGCAGAAGTTGGCCATGGACTCCATCAGCGTTCCGCCCCACAGCATGAACCCTCTGCTGTCCCACAGCTCGCCACATCATCCCCAGACCAGCATTTCACCTCCCAGTAAGA contains the following coding sequences:
- the hnf1ba gene encoding hepatocyte nuclear factor 1-beta-A, translating into MFSNMVSKLTSLQQELLSALLDSGLTKDVLIQALDDMDPSPPGFGVKLESLPMSPSPPQSGKTNGVDVDSKRVFHQLTNGHNKGKMSGDEGSEDGDDYDTPPILKELQSLNTEEAAEQRAEVDRMLAEDPWRAARMIKGYMQQHNIPQREVVDVTGLNQSHLSQHLNKGTPMKTQKRAALYTWYVRKQREILQQFNQAVQGSMSNMTDKGNQDPVFFFPEFNPSGQGMGQPGEEVGSEPSCKKMRRNRFKWGPASQQILYQAYERQKNPSKEEREALVEECNRAECLQRGVSPSKAQGLGSNLVTEVRVYNWFANRRKEEAFRQKLAMDSISVPPHSMNPLLSHSSPHHPQTSISPPMRYSQGPGEVTSSTAISHHSSNVMATSQSVLQQVSPGGLDHSHSLLSPDAKMISGSGGGLPPVSTLTNIHSSHHSHQQTQNLIMPLSGVMAIAQSLNTSQSQSVPVINSVAGSLAALQPVQFSQHLHSPHQQSLMQQSPSHMSQQPFMATVTHSHMYPHKQEPPQYSHPSRFPSAMVVTDANSLSTLSSMSSNKTDGPVNKMVQLGGLSWCPLQAW